The sequence CTTCACCCACAAGAACGCCCACGTATTGCTGACGCCGCTGGAGATCTGCGCCCACGGCGCCGCCCTGCGGGATGCCTTGCGCGCCATCGACTGGCGCAGCGCCTGGGCCGCCGACAGCTACATCGCCTATGGCCTGTTCGATGCGGTGCGCACTGCCAGGACCCTGAAAAGCGGGCTGATCTTCTTCACCGACGGCGATCCGGTCCCCGCCACCACCAAGCAACCGCCGTTCCGGGGCAAACCCGGCCAGGTGAAAGGATGGATCGTGGGCGTCGGCGGCCTGGTACCAACCCCTATCCCCAAGCTGGACCTGGAGGGACACCTGACCGGCTACTGGCGCCGCACCGATCTGCCCCGGTCGGTGCAATCGCCCCGGTTCGTGCGCCAGATCCGCCGCGAACGCGAAGGCCTGTTGCTGTCCCGCCTGCACGAGGAGGAATTGCGGCGACTGGCCGAACTGACCGGACTGCGCTATCACCGCCTCACCACCCCGCAAGCGCTGACCGCAGCCCTGAGCCGTCCTGAAACCGCCGAGCTCCGACCCACCGCCCTGCCGCTTCGGCCCTGGCTGATCGGATTCGCCCTGACCCTGGCGCTGGCAACCCTGGTTTGACGCTGCCCCGCTTTGCCACCATACTCAAAAGGAGCCCACTACCGCATCCTGCCATGACCACACTGCGATTTCTCCTTGCTCTGACGGCGGCCTTGAGCCTGAACGTCGCCCAGGCCGGCCTCTGGGGCCGGCTGTTCGGACCGGACAACTACTGGGAATGCCTGCTCGACGAGATGCCCGGCACCCTCACTTACGGCGGCTCGATGGAAAAGCTCGCCCAGTGCAAAAAACGTTTTCCCGATCCGACCGCTTACAAACCCGGCAAGGGCCTGCTCGGCCCCAAAGATTTTCAGGGCTGCCTGGCGAAATACCTGGAAACCACGAAGGAGGCCCTGGCGCGCCATTCGATCCAGAACGCCTGCTTCCGCCTGTTCCCGCCCAACTGATGCACGTCCATCTCGTTGCCGTCGGCACCCGGATGCCGGCCTGGGTCGAGGCCGGCTTCAGCGACTACCGCAAACGCCTGCCCCGGGAATGGCGCCTGCAGCTGCACGAGATCCCGCTGCGGCGCCGCGGCAAGACCGGTGAGGCGATGCGCCTGATCGAGGCTGAAGGGCAGCAGATGCTCTCGGCCTGCCCGCCGGGCGCGCACCTTGTCGCCCTCGACAGCCGCGGCCAGCAGTGGACCACCGAAGCCTTGGCCCAACGCCTCGCGGACTGGCAGCAGGCGGGCCGGGACCTGGCCTTCCTGATCGGCGGCCCCGAAGGTCTGGCGCCCGCCTGCCGGCAGCGGGCCGAAACCTGCTGGAGCCTGTCGAAACTGACGTTTCCCCATCCCCTGGTCCGCATCATCGTGGCCGAACAGCTGTACCGCGCCTGGAGCCTGCTCCAGGGCCACCCCTACCACCGCTGACATGCCCACCCTGATTCTCGCCTCCGCCTCCCCCCGCCGCCGCGCACTCCTCAATCAGATCGGGGTCGATTATGAGGTGGCGGTGGCCGACATCGACGAGACGGGCCTGGCGGCCAAATCCCCTCTGACCCACGTACGGCGGCTGGCGCGGGAGAAGGCGCAGGCGGTCCACACACGGCTGCGGCCCGCCGTCCCGGTGCTGGGGGCGGACACCGTCGTGGTGCTGGAGGGGGACATCCTGGGAAAACCCCGCGACCGCGCCCACGGCCTGGCGATGCTGCGGCGCCTTTCGGGCAAAAGCCATCAGGTTCTGAGCGCCGTGTGTCTGGCGCTGGCCGACAACCGGGTGCTGGAAGCGGTCAGCGTCAGCCGCGTCCGCTTTCGCCCCTTGAGGGAACGTGAAATAATCGCCTACTGGGAAACCGGTGAGCCCTGCGACAAGGCCGGGGCCTACGCCATCCAGGGACGGGGGGCCATCTTCGTCGAACACCTTGAGGGCAGTTTTTCCGGAGTCATGGGCTTGCCGCTTTACGAAACCGCCGAGCTGCTGCGACAGGCCGGCATCGAGGTGCTATGAGTGACGAAATCCTGATCAACGTCACCCCGCCGGAAACCCGGGTGGCCGTGGTTGAAAACGGCATCCTCCAGGAGATCTTCATCGAACGCACCCGCCGCCGCGGGCTGGTAGGCACCATTTACAAAGGCCAGGTTTGCCGCGTGCTGCCCGGAATGCAGGCGGCTTTCGTGGACATCGGCCTGGAACGGGCCGCCTTCCTGCACTTTTCCGATCTCACCACCCATCATCAGGAGGCCAGCGACAACGGCACCATCGAAAGCCTGCTGCACGAGGGTCAAGAACTCATGGTCCAGGTCAGCAAGGACCCCATCGGCACCAAGGGCGCGCGGCTGACCACCGAAATCACCATTCCCTCGCGCTACCAGGTGTACATGCCGTTTTCGAAATTTTCCGGGGTGTCGCAGCGGATCGAATGCGACGCCGAGCGCGAGCGCCTCAGGGCCTGCATCGACGCTTTCCGGCAGGAATACGACAGCGGCGGCTACATCGCCCGCACCGCCGCCGAAGGGGTGGACGAATTCGTCCTCCGCGCCGACATGCTGTTCCTGCTCAAGTTGTGGAAGGCGATCCAGGAGCGCTACGCCCAGGCGCCGCTGCGCAGCCTGGTGCACGAGGACCTGCCCCTGGCGGTGCGGGCCCTGCGCGACCTGTACCGCGGCAAGGTGGAGAAGATCCGGGTCGATTCCCACGAGGTCTATCAGCGTCTGGTGCAGTTCGCCGACGAGTTCATCCCCGAGGTCGCCCCTCTGATCGAGCTGTACCAGGGCGAGCGTCCCCTGTTCGACATCTACAGCGTCGAGGACGAGATCCAGAAGGCCCTGCAGCGCAAGGTGCAGCTCAAATCCGGCGGCCACCTGGTGTTCGACCAGACCGAAGCGATGACCACCATCGACGTCAACACCGGCGGCTTCGTCGGCAGCCGCAATCTGGAAGAAACCATCTTCAAAACCAACCTGGAGGCGGCCCAGACCATCGCCCGTCAGCTGCGCCTGCGCAACATCGGCGGCATTATCATCATCGATTTCATCGACATGCAGGACGAGGAACACCGCCGTCAGGTGCTGCGGGCGCTGGAGAAAAGCCTGGAAAAGGATCACGCCAAGAACACCATCAGCGAAGTCTCCTCCCTGGGACTGGTGCAGATGACCCGCAAGCGCACCCGTGAAAGCCTGGAACACGTGCTGTGCGAGCCGTGCCCGGCCTGCGGCGGCCGCGGCATGCTCAAGACCGCCGAAACCACCTGTCTGGAGATTTTCCGCGAGATCATCCGCGAGGTACGCCAGTACGACGCCCATTCGCTGCTGGTGCTGGCCTCCAACGAGGTGGTCGAACGCCTTCTCGACGAGGAGGCCGACATGCTGGCGGAACTGGAGAGGTTTCTCAAGGTCCGCATCCGTTTCCGCGCCGAACCCCACTACAACCAAGAACAATACGACGTCGTCCTGCTCTGAGTGCGGCTGTTCCACCACACCCTGCGGCTGACCCGGGGGCTGCTGCTGACGGCCCTGGCCCTTCTCGCCCTGGGACTCTCCCTGCTGCGTTTCTGGCTGCTGCCCCAAATCGACATCCTGCGCCACCGCCTGGAAGTGGAAATCAGCCGCCGTCTCAACCAGCCGGTCAGCATTGCCGGTCTGCGCGCCGACATCCACCACCTGACCCCCAAACTGCGGCTGCTGGACGTGCGCGTCGGCTACCGCCATCCCCTCAGGATCGCTGAGCTGCAGCTGGTTCCCGATTTCGCCGCCAGTCTGGCGCAACGGCAGTTGCGCCTGCAGCGTTTCCGCCTCGTCGGTGCCCGGGTGGAAATCCAGCGCCGCCCCGGCGGCGGCTGGAAGATCGTTGGCCTGCCCGCTGGCGAAGCGGGAGGGCCTGCCTGGCTCCTCAGCGACGGCCGCTTCGAGCTGATCCGGACCACCCTGATCTGGCATCACCATGCCGACCGCCCCCCCCTGGTTTTGCGGGACGTCAGCCTGTGCCTGCAAAACCGTGACGGTCATCACCGGCTGCAAGGGGTGTATCCCACGGCGTCAGGAATCCTGCGGGCGACGATTGATTTCCAGCGTCCTACAGACACGATGCTGTGGCAAGGCCGCTTCATCGCCGAAGGAAAAAACCTGCAACTGGACGACCCAGCCTCGGCACTGCTGCCTTGGCCGCTTCGGATCCGGGGGGATCTCGCCCTCTGGGGCCACTGGCAGGGCGGGGAGGGACAGCTGCAGGCCCGCCTCGCGCTCCACGGGATACACGGGCAGATCTCAGCACTGCAACAGCCGCTCGCCATTGCCCGTGCCGACGGCGAACTTGGCTTCAACTGGGGGAAAGACCGGTGGCGGCTGCACAGCGAGCGTCTGGCACTCGCCAACGCCGATGCCCTGCTCCAGACCCGCTTCACCCTGCGCGG comes from Methylomarinovum caldicuralii and encodes:
- a CDS encoding vWA domain-containing protein, producing MRRPGWRFWLWLAALGLLATAAFDPRWTLPRPVHRYLAVVDITQSMNTRDYHRPGLPNDRLGFVKASLEQALVELPCGTELGLAIFTHKNAHVLLTPLEICAHGAALRDALRAIDWRSAWAADSYIAYGLFDAVRTARTLKSGLIFFTDGDPVPATTKQPPFRGKPGQVKGWIVGVGGLVPTPIPKLDLEGHLTGYWRRTDLPRSVQSPRFVRQIRREREGLLLSRLHEEELRRLAELTGLRYHRLTTPQALTAALSRPETAELRPTALPLRPWLIGFALTLALATLV
- the rlmH gene encoding 23S rRNA (pseudouridine(1915)-N(3))-methyltransferase RlmH encodes the protein MHVHLVAVGTRMPAWVEAGFSDYRKRLPREWRLQLHEIPLRRRGKTGEAMRLIEAEGQQMLSACPPGAHLVALDSRGQQWTTEALAQRLADWQQAGRDLAFLIGGPEGLAPACRQRAETCWSLSKLTFPHPLVRIIVAEQLYRAWSLLQGHPYHR
- a CDS encoding Maf family protein; the encoded protein is MPTLILASASPRRRALLNQIGVDYEVAVADIDETGLAAKSPLTHVRRLAREKAQAVHTRLRPAVPVLGADTVVVLEGDILGKPRDRAHGLAMLRRLSGKSHQVLSAVCLALADNRVLEAVSVSRVRFRPLREREIIAYWETGEPCDKAGAYAIQGRGAIFVEHLEGSFSGVMGLPLYETAELLRQAGIEVL
- the rng gene encoding ribonuclease G, with the protein product MSDEILINVTPPETRVAVVENGILQEIFIERTRRRGLVGTIYKGQVCRVLPGMQAAFVDIGLERAAFLHFSDLTTHHQEASDNGTIESLLHEGQELMVQVSKDPIGTKGARLTTEITIPSRYQVYMPFSKFSGVSQRIECDAERERLRACIDAFRQEYDSGGYIARTAAEGVDEFVLRADMLFLLKLWKAIQERYAQAPLRSLVHEDLPLAVRALRDLYRGKVEKIRVDSHEVYQRLVQFADEFIPEVAPLIELYQGERPLFDIYSVEDEIQKALQRKVQLKSGGHLVFDQTEAMTTIDVNTGGFVGSRNLEETIFKTNLEAAQTIARQLRLRNIGGIIIIDFIDMQDEEHRRQVLRALEKSLEKDHAKNTISEVSSLGLVQMTRKRTRESLEHVLCEPCPACGGRGMLKTAETTCLEIFREIIREVRQYDAHSLLVLASNEVVERLLDEEADMLAELERFLKVRIRFRAEPHYNQEQYDVVLL